Part of the Deinococcus aestuarii genome is shown below.
CCGGGGGGCGCCGCCCAGCCCGCGACCTCACGGCACGCCGCCCGCAGCACCCAGCGGCCCAGCGGGACGACCAGCCCGGTCTCCTCGGCCACCTCCAGAAAGGCTTCGGGCCCCAGGAGCCCGCGCGTGGGGTGGGGCCAGCGCACCAGCGCCTCCACGCCGCCCGCCCGCCCGGTCCGCAGGTCCACCAGGGGCTGGTAGTGCAGCTCGAACTCCCCGCGCGTGAGGGCCGCGCGCAACTCGGCCTCCACCTGCACGCCCTCCACGACCGCCGCGTGCATGGAGGCGTCGAAGAGCTGCGCCCGGCCCCGCCGCCCGGCCTTGGCGCGGTACAGGGCCACGTCGGCGTTGCGCAGCAGGGCCTCGCCGTCCTCGCCCCCCCCCCGCAGGGCGATGCCCACGCTCGCGCCCACGGTCAGGGTCAGGTCCCGCACGGCGACCGGCGGGTTGAGGGCCCCCAGAAACCGGGCGGCGACCTCGCTCGCCTCGTCCGGGCCGCCCACCCCGGGGAGCAGCACCGCGAACTCGTCCCCGCCGAGGCGGGCCACCGTGGCGGCGGGGGGCGCGCAGGCCGCGAGGCGCCCGCCCACCGCGCGCAGCACCTCGTCGCCCGTCCCGTGGCCCAGGCTGTCGTTGATCGCCTTGAAGTTGTCGAGGTCCATCAGGAGCACGGCGGGGGTGCTCGGGGCGGGGGAGGGTTCGTCCAGCGCCTGCGCCATCCGCTCGTGGAAGAGGCGGCGGTTGCCCAGGCCGGTCAGGGGGTCGTGCAGGGCGAGGAAGGCCAGCCGGTCGGTCAGGCGCCGCCGCTCGCGCAACACCGCGCCCAGCAGCAGCCCCGAGAGGGTGAGGGTGAGCAGCCCGAATTGCAGCGCGAGGCCGCCCGTGCGCCGCACCTCCTCGTTTCCCGTGAGCAGCGCGACCCCCACGTTCAGGCCGAGCACCGTCAGGACCGTGCGCTCGAAGCCGTGGCGGGTGGCCGTCCACAGCAGCGGCACGAACAGGGCGTAGCTGAAGTCGAGGGTGGAACTGCGCGGCCCCCCGTACCCCACCCACAGCGCCAGCGCCGCGAGGCCGGCCTCCGCCAGAAGGTCGAGCACACGCCACCACAGCGGCGGGGGCCGCGCCGGTCCTTGCGGCTCTGGCTCCGCCGGTCCCGACGCCGGGGCCGCCCACAGCCCCGGCCAGCGGCGCAGCAGCAGCAGCAGGGGCGGCGCGAGCAGCCCGACGCCGGTGGCGGTCCCCGCCCACAGTTGCAAGAGGCGCTCGCCGATCTCGGCCCCGGCGAGCCGCCCGGCCCCGGCGACGCTCGCCACCTGAAGGGCCGCCACCCCCAGCGGCGCCCCGACCATCGCCACCGCCGCGAAGAGCTGAACGTCACGCAGCCGGGGAAGCCGGGGGTCGAAGCGCAATCGCTCCAGCAGCAGGCAGGCCAGGACCGTCCCGCCCACCGTGACCGCCGTCGAGAGGAGCAGCGGCAGGGGAGGGGGCGGCGCGGGGACCACCAGCGCCTGATGGAGCAGGCCGGTCACCACCAGAAACGGCCAGAAGCGCCGCCCGAAGACGAGCAGCAGCACGTAGTCGAGCGCGGAGGGCGGATACCACACCGACACGCCCGGCGCCGCGTTGAAGCGCTGGGACACCACGTCCAGGGCCAGCCAGGCCAGGAGATAGAACACACCGAGCCGGGCGGGGTGAGGCGCGCGGGGCGGCATGAGCCTAGGGGCTCTTCCGGGAAAGGCGGGGGGTGGGCCGAACACGCACGCCTGAGGATAAGTGTCTTTCGTGTCACTTCATGAGGGGCGCCCGGACGGTGGGCCCGGACCGGCCCTCAAGCCTCCCAGACGACCCGCGTCCCCCCGCGTTCCGGGACGATTACGCTGGACGCCGGGTGCCGCCCGCTCCCGTCCGGCCTTCCCGCCGCCCCCGCCCCGTCCGAGTCCCCTCCCCGCCGTCCCTCAGGAGTGTGCCCATGTCCGACGCCTCTGCCCCCCGTCCCGCGGCCAGGTCCGGCCTCGACCGTTTCTTCGGCCTGAGCGCCTCCGGCTCGACCGTCCCCCGCGAGCTGCGCGCGGGCCTGACGACCTTCCTCACCATGAGCTACATCCTCTTCGTCAACCCGCAGGTCCTGTCCGCCGCGATCCAGGTGCCCAACGCCTTCGTGCAGCTCCTGATGACCACCGCCCTCGCTGCCGCCTTCGGTTCGCTGGTCATGGGGTTGATCGCCAAGTACCCCTTCGCCCAGGCACCCGGCATGGGCCTCAACGCCTTCTTCGCCTTCACCGTCGTGCAGGGCCTCGGCGTCCCGTGGCAGACGGCGCTGGGCGCCGTCTTCATCAGTGGCGTGCTCTTCGTCCTGCTCAGCGTCCTGGGTGCGCGCCAGGCCATCGTGCAGGCCATCCCCACCTCGCTCAAGTTCGCCATCACCGGCGGCATCGGCGCCTTTCTGGCCTTCCTGGGGCTGCGCAGCGCCGGGCTGGTCGTCAGCAACGACGCGACCCTGCTCGGCCTGGGTTCGCTGCGGGCCCCGACCGTGTGGCTGGCGCTGCTGGGGCTGCTCATCGCCGCCGTGTTGATGAGCCGCCGCGTGACCGGCGCCATCCTGTGGAGCATCCTCGCCACCACCGCCGTCGCCATCCTCACCGGCGCCGCCGTGTACGCGGGCGGGGAGAACGGGGCGCTGCGGGCCTTTCCCGGCTTCGGCGGCGCGTTCCTGGGCATCTTCGGCACGCCCGTCTGGCCCTCCTCCCTCGTGGGGCAACTCGACCTTGCGGGGGCGCTGGGGTTGGGGCTGCTGAGCGTGGTGTTCACCTTCTTCTTCGTGGACTTCTTCGACGCGACGGGGACGCTGACGGGGCTGTCGCAGCGGGCAGGCTTTCTGGACGAGCACGGCAACATGCCCCGCGCCCGGCGCCTGTTCGCCATGGACGGGCTGGCCGCGATGTTCGGTGCCTTCATGGGGACGAGCACGACCACCGCCTATGTCGAGAGTGCCTCGGGCATCGGGGAGGGGGGCCGCACGGGACTGACGGCGGTGACGGTCGGGGTCCTCTTCCTGCTGAGCATGTTCCTGTGGCCGCTCGCCGCCGCGATCCCGGGTGCGGCCACCGCACCCGCCCTGATCCTGGTGGGGGCGCTGATGATGGAGGGGGTGCGGCAGGTGGACTGGGACGACATCAGCGAGGGGCTGCCCGCGTTTCTGACCGTGATCGCGATGCCGCTGACCTTTTCGATTGCCAACGGGGTCTCCTTAGGCGTGATCAGCTACTGCGCGATCAAGCTCTTCAGCGGGCGCGCGCGGCAGGTCAGCCCCATCCTGTATGTGGTGGCCGCCCTGCTCCTCGCCCGCTATATCTGGCTGGTCGGCGAGTAGCGTCGCCCGGGCGGACCAGGGAAGGGAGACGGGCACGCGGCCTCGTCTCCTTTCTCTTCGGGCCTACTCCTCGACCCAGCGTACCTTGTCCTCGACGGGTCGCCGCGTGCCCAGGGGCCAGTCCGCGCGGGGGAAGCCGAGGTACACCACGCCCACCATGCTCGCCTCCCCGGGGAAACCCAGCAACCGGGCCGTGTTGGGGTGCAGGGACGGCGCGTTGGTGATCCACTTGCCCACGAGGCCGTGCGCCGTCGCGGCCAGCAGGAGGTTGTGCACGGCGCACACGGTCGCCCACTGCTCCTCGTGGAGGGGCATCCGGGGTCTGACGGACGGCTCGGCGGCCACGGCGATCCACACGGGCGCGAGGTTCTGGCGGTCGCGCTGGCCCTGGCGGGCCTCCTCGGTCAGCGCCGGGTTGAGGAGGCCCGCGCTGGCGTTGAGCGCCCCCGAGAGCCGCGCCCGCCCGGCCCCGGTGAACACAATGAGGCGCCAGGGCTCGGTGCGCCCGTGGCTGGGCGCCCAGTTCGCCGCCTCGAAAAGGGCGTGCAGGGTCGCGCGCGGCACCGGGGCGGGGGAGAGGTCCTTCAGGTCCGCCGTGCGGCGGTGCCGGATGGCGTGGAGGACGGCCTCGCGGTCGCGGGCGTCGTGACCGGGGGCGGGGGGAGGGGACGCCGGAGGGCTGGACATGCCCCCGAGTATGGGCGGTGGCAGAGCCCGGTGGATGGAGGTTCGTCCCGAAAACCCTTCCCCCTGTGGGAACAGGGTGCCGCCCGCGTCCTCAGGGGGCGCCGCGCTCGGTAAGCTGCGCCGCCGAACCGCCCGCCCGCCGCGCCCTACACTCACGCCGTGCCCGACCGACCCGTTCCCCTTGCCAGCTTCACCCTCACGCGCTACGCGGGGCGCGACGGCTGGCGGGGCTTCACGCGGATGGGCCTGGACCGGGGCGCCCTCGCCCGCACGCCCGGCCTGACCTTCTGGCGTCTGCTCGGCACGGGGCGGGGGCAGAACCTGGCGCTGGGGGCGGACGCCCTGCGCTGGGCGCGCTTCGGCGTGTGGTCCTCCCGGGAAGCCTTCGAGGCGTTCGAGGAAAGCCCCTTTCGCCGGGCGGAGCGGGAGCGCTCGCTCGAAACGTACACGCTGCTGCTGCGGCCCCTCCGGGCGCGGGGGTCGTGGGGCGGCGTTTCCCCCTTCGGCGAGCTGCCCCCGCCCGCCGAGTACGCGGGCCCCGTCGCGGTCCTCACCCGCGCCTCGATCCGCCCCTCGCGCCTGCTGGCCTTCTGGCGGGCGGTGCCGGACTCGCAGCGCGGCCTGCACGACAACCCCGCCCTGCTCGCCTCGGTGGGCGTCGGGGAGGTCCCCCTGCTGCATCAGGCCACCTTCAGCCTGTGGCAGGGTGCGGAGGGCGTGCGGGCCTTCGCGTACGGCGCGGGCGGCCACCGCGCGGCGATCCGGCAGACGAGGGCGCTCGACTGGTACGGCGAGGAACTCTTCGCCCGCTTCGCGCCCCTGCGGGCCGAGGGGACCTGGGGCGGCCGCGATCCGCTGGCCGGGCTGCTGCCGTCCCCCTGAGTCCCCCTACCGGGTCGCCCGCGCCGTCACCGCGAACAGGGGATCGTGGCCCCGCCCGCGCGGGCTGCGGTCGTGCGCCGTGACCTCCCCCCAGTTCCCCGCCTCGCGCAGGTACCCGGCCACGAGGTCCAGCCGCCCGGCATCGCCCAGCGTGTGCCAGACCGCCACCGCTTTGGTCGGGAAGCAGCGGTTCGAGAAGGTGATCACCACCGGACCGCCCGGGGTCAGCACCCGCCCCAGGTCGCGCAGGACCTCGACCGGCCGGGTCAGGTAGTCGACGGACACCGTGATGCCCGCCCCACCAAACTCCCCGTCCCCGAAGGGCAGGAGGGGGTCGCGGTTGAGGTTCTGCACCACGGAGCCCGTCAGGCGCGGGTTGCCCGCCAGTTCCTCGCGGTTGAGACCCAGGCCGACCACCCGGCGGTACTCCACCTCGGGCGGGAGGTGGCTCACCCACGAACTCATCAGGTCGAGGATGGCCCCACCCGGCGGCAGGTACTCGCGGTAAAGCTGCGTCACGGCGGCGATGGCCGCGTCGTCGATGTGGGTGACGAAGCGTGGCTGGCGGTAGAACAACTCGTCGGGCGTCTCGTCGAGGCGCCGGAAGGCCCCCCGGGGCAGCTTGCTCATGCGCCCCATTGTGGAAGGCGGCGGGGCGGGGGAGAGCGAGATCGCCCCCACTCGCGGGGCGAGGGCGGGTCAACCCCTCAGGCAGCTCCCCTCAAAGGGAGCCGGGAAGCCGGGCCACAGCAACGGCGTCTCTTGCCTCCATTCAAGGAGAGGTGGCCCAAAGGGCCAGAGGAGTACCCTGCCCCATGCGCCTCCTCTCCGTCAACGTCGCCCGGCCCCGCGAGCACCGGGTCGTCGGCAAGCCCGGCACGACGGGCATCCACAAGGAGCCGCAGCCCGGCGCGGTTCACGTCGGGCCCCTCGGCCTCGCGGACGACCACATTGCGGACGTGAACAACCACGGCGGGCCGGATCAGGCCGTCTCCCTCTACAGCGCGGAGGACTACGACGAGTGGGCGGAGCAGCTCGGCGGGGCCCTGGAACCCGGCACCCTGGGCGAGAACCTGACCCTCTCCTCGTTCGGGCCGGGGCCGGTGCGGATCGGCGACCGCTACCGGATCGGTGAGGTGGTGCTGGAGGTCACCTCCCCCCGGATTCCCTGCGCCACCCTCGCCGCGCGCATGGGCGACCCAGCCTTCGTGAAGAGGTTCCGGCAGGCCCGCCGCCCCGGCTTCTACGCGCGGGTGCTGGCGGAGGGGGAGGTCCGCGCGGGGGCTGAGGTCGAGCGCGTCCTGGCGCGGACCGACACCCCCACCCTCCTCGACCTCTTCGAGCTGTTCTACGCCCCATCGCCCTCCCCGGAGACGCTGCGCTGGGCGCTTTCCGCCCCGGTCGCCGTCCGCAACCGCGAGGAGTACGAGGCGCGGCTTCGGGACCTCACCCGGTAGCGCGCCCCCCTACCCTCTCAGCCCCCGCCGGGCCACGTCGCGGAAGTACACGAGTTCCTTGCTGCCCGGGAAGGCACGTAAGGTCTTTTGCGTCAGGTCGAGCGTCTTGCGGTGGTCGCCCACCCGGGTCCACGCCTCGAAGGCCTCCTGGCGGTAGAGGTAGTACAGGGTGGGCACCCCCAGGGCCACCGCGCGGTCGAAGTTGGCCGCCGCCTCGCGGGCGTTGCCCAGCCGCAGGTTCGCCTTGCCGAGCCCCCACCAGGTGTAGGGGTCGCCCGGCCGGGCCCGCACGTTCCGCTCGCCGATCTGCTTGAGCTTGCGCCAGTTGTTCGCCGCGCGGAAGTCGTCGCCCAGGACCGCCCGCACGTCGACCTCCTTGGAAGGCGGGTACGCGATCAGGTACTCGCCGTTGTAGAAGTGCCACAGGTCCGTCATCTGGGCGGTGCTCAGGCGCAGGGCGGGCCCGCGCAGGGGGTCGCTCGTCAGAAATTCCCCGCCCCGGTAACCGTACACCGTGCGGAAGTGGGCGACGTTGCTGCCGGGCCGCAGCCGCTGCTGGACCACGACCGGGAGCCCGCGCGCGAGCAGTTCGCGCAGCAGTTCCGGCGTCCCGGCGTAGCGGATCACGCTCCGCAGCCCGAAGCGCCCGAGGTACGCGGCGAGTTCGAGGCTGGTGACCTGCGGGTCGCGCGGGCTGTCCTTGAGGGCACCCACCGCCTGTGCCTGGGTCACCCGCGTGCCGTGGTAGCCCAGGATGGTCAGGGCGGTCACCGGCCCGCAGTTGTCGGGCCCCTGCCGCTCATAGCGGATGTTCTTCAGCGTCACGCTGGCGGGAAGGGCCGATCCCAGGCCGCCGAGGGCGAGCAGGGTCAGCGGAAGCCACTTGGCGAACATGCCCCAGTGTGGGGGCCCGGCCGGGGGACAACACGCGCCCCCGGTTGCGAATCCCTTCAGGGAGGGAGCCCGCCCCTCAGCCCTCCGGGTGCGTCTCGTCCCTGACCGTGACCGTCTCGGGCAGCGCGCACGCCGTCACGGCGCCGTGGGGGGAGACGGCGAGCACGCGCCTCTCCGCCAGCGTCCACAGGGCGCGGTGGACGCCCATCTCGGCCCCCGCGTCCCCGGACGGGGCCAGGCGGTCGAGGAGGGTGGTGTAGCGCAACTCCTCCCCGGTGCCGCC
Proteins encoded:
- a CDS encoding putative bifunctional diguanylate cyclase/phosphodiesterase, with translation MPPRAPHPARLGVFYLLAWLALDVVSQRFNAAPGVSVWYPPSALDYVLLLVFGRRFWPFLVVTGLLHQALVVPAPPPPLPLLLSTAVTVGGTVLACLLLERLRFDPRLPRLRDVQLFAAVAMVGAPLGVAALQVASVAGAGRLAGAEIGERLLQLWAGTATGVGLLAPPLLLLLRRWPGLWAAPASGPAEPEPQGPARPPPLWWRVLDLLAEAGLAALALWVGYGGPRSSTLDFSYALFVPLLWTATRHGFERTVLTVLGLNVGVALLTGNEEVRRTGGLALQFGLLTLTLSGLLLGAVLRERRRLTDRLAFLALHDPLTGLGNRRLFHERMAQALDEPSPAPSTPAVLLMDLDNFKAINDSLGHGTGDEVLRAVGGRLAACAPPAATVARLGGDEFAVLLPGVGGPDEASEVAARFLGALNPPVAVRDLTLTVGASVGIALRGGGEDGEALLRNADVALYRAKAGRRGRAQLFDASMHAAVVEGVQVEAELRAALTRGEFELHYQPLVDLRTGRAGGVEALVRWPHPTRGLLGPEAFLEVAEETGLVVPLGRWVLRAACREVAGWAAPPGEKPPSVGVNLTAAHLAQDGVVEDVAAALRESGLAPGRLMIELTENVVMSDAEANLRTLAALRSLGVRLAVDDFGTGYSSLSYLRQFPIDDLKVDRSFITGLGGDRVGTELARVIAALGRTLGLNTVAEGVETAEEYARVRDLGYAMAQGYYIARPLPAAAARAVLSRPGPLVPQGREMGA
- a CDS encoding NCS2 family permease → MSDASAPRPAARSGLDRFFGLSASGSTVPRELRAGLTTFLTMSYILFVNPQVLSAAIQVPNAFVQLLMTTALAAAFGSLVMGLIAKYPFAQAPGMGLNAFFAFTVVQGLGVPWQTALGAVFISGVLFVLLSVLGARQAIVQAIPTSLKFAITGGIGAFLAFLGLRSAGLVVSNDATLLGLGSLRAPTVWLALLGLLIAAVLMSRRVTGAILWSILATTAVAILTGAAVYAGGENGALRAFPGFGGAFLGIFGTPVWPSSLVGQLDLAGALGLGLLSVVFTFFFVDFFDATGTLTGLSQRAGFLDEHGNMPRARRLFAMDGLAAMFGAFMGTSTTTAYVESASGIGEGGRTGLTAVTVGVLFLLSMFLWPLAAAIPGAATAPALILVGALMMEGVRQVDWDDISEGLPAFLTVIAMPLTFSIANGVSLGVISYCAIKLFSGRARQVSPILYVVAALLLARYIWLVGE
- a CDS encoding nitroreductase family protein, which translates into the protein MSSPPASPPPAPGHDARDREAVLHAIRHRRTADLKDLSPAPVPRATLHALFEAANWAPSHGRTEPWRLIVFTGAGRARLSGALNASAGLLNPALTEEARQGQRDRQNLAPVWIAVAAEPSVRPRMPLHEEQWATVCAVHNLLLAATAHGLVGKWITNAPSLHPNTARLLGFPGEASMVGVVYLGFPRADWPLGTRRPVEDKVRWVEE
- a CDS encoding methyltransferase type 11, which codes for MSKLPRGAFRRLDETPDELFYRQPRFVTHIDDAAIAAVTQLYREYLPPGGAILDLMSSWVSHLPPEVEYRRVVGLGLNREELAGNPRLTGSVVQNLNRDPLLPFGDGEFGGAGITVSVDYLTRPVEVLRDLGRVLTPGGPVVITFSNRCFPTKAVAVWHTLGDAGRLDLVAGYLREAGNWGEVTAHDRSPRGRGHDPLFAVTARATR
- a CDS encoding MOSC domain-containing protein, with the translated sequence MRLLSVNVARPREHRVVGKPGTTGIHKEPQPGAVHVGPLGLADDHIADVNNHGGPDQAVSLYSAEDYDEWAEQLGGALEPGTLGENLTLSSFGPGPVRIGDRYRIGEVVLEVTSPRIPCATLAARMGDPAFVKRFRQARRPGFYARVLAEGEVRAGAEVERVLARTDTPTLLDLFELFYAPSPSPETLRWALSAPVAVRNREEYEARLRDLTR
- a CDS encoding C39 family peptidase; translated protein: MFAKWLPLTLLALGGLGSALPASVTLKNIRYERQGPDNCGPVTALTILGYHGTRVTQAQAVGALKDSPRDPQVTSLELAAYLGRFGLRSVIRYAGTPELLRELLARGLPVVVQQRLRPGSNVAHFRTVYGYRGGEFLTSDPLRGPALRLSTAQMTDLWHFYNGEYLIAYPPSKEVDVRAVLGDDFRAANNWRKLKQIGERNVRARPGDPYTWWGLGKANLRLGNAREAAANFDRAVALGVPTLYYLYRQEAFEAWTRVGDHRKTLDLTQKTLRAFPGSKELVYFRDVARRGLRG